The following proteins are encoded in a genomic region of Hypanus sabinus isolate sHypSab1 chromosome 19, sHypSab1.hap1, whole genome shotgun sequence:
- the pdhb gene encoding pyruvate dehydrogenase E1 component subunit beta, mitochondrial has translation MRADPVGPRRRTAFCGRFGEMAALRILFRAGKSTLGLRTRREFHRTAPAAAQLTIRDALTQALDEEIERDELVFLLGEEVAQYDGAYKVSRGLWKKWGDKRIIDTPISEMGFAGIAVGAAMAGLRPICEFMTFNFSMQAIDQIINSAAKTYYMSAGAVPVPVVFRGPNGPSAGVAAQHSQCFAAWYSHCPGLKVISPWSAEDAKGLLKSAVRDNNPVVFLENELMYGVPFEVSEEAQSKDFLIPIGKAKVEKAGTHITLVAHSKSVGNCMDAAVALAKEGIDCEVINMRTLRPMDIETIEASVMKTNHLVTVESGWPQFGVGAEICARVMEGPAFNYLDSPVARVTGADLPMPYAKTLEENSVPQVKDIIFTVKKILNV, from the exons ATGCGAGCTGATCCGGTTGGTCCTCGGCGTCGGACTGCTTTCTGCGGGCGCTTCGGGGAAATGGCGGCGCTGAGGATTCTGTTTCGCGCTGGGAAG AGCACCCTTGGCCTGCGGACGCGGAGGGAGTTTCACCGGACGGCGCCCGCGGCCGCTCAG TTGACTATTCGAGATGCTCTGACCCAGGCCTTGGATGAAGAAATTGAGAGAGATGAATTAGTATTTCTCCTGGGAGAAGAGGTAGCACAGTATGATGGTGCTTACAAG GTGAGTCGTGGACTTTGGAAGAAATGGGGAGATAAGAGAATCATAGACACTCCAATCTCAGAG ATGGGCTTTGCAGGAATTGCAGTTGGTGCTGCCATG GCTGGCTTGAGGCCCATCTGTGAATTCATGACCTTCAACTTCTCGATGCAAGCAATCGAccaaattataaattctgctgcCAAAACATACTACATGTCTGCAGGTGCTGTGCCTGTTCCTGTGGTCTTCAGGGGTCCAAATGGTCCCTCTGCAGGAGTGGCTGCTCAGCATTCACAGTGCTTTGCAGCATGGTATAGCCACTGTCCTGGGCTGAAAGTCATTAGTCCTTGGAGTGCTGAAGATGCAAAAGGCCTGTTGAAGTCTGCTGTTCGAGATAATAATCCTG TTGTGTTTCTGGAAAATGAATTGATGTATGGTGTGCCCTTTGAAGTTTCCGAGGAAGCTCAGTCAAAAGACTTCCTTATCCCAATAGGAAAGGCAAAAGTTGAAAAAGCAG GAACCCATATCACCTTGGTTGCACACTCCAAAAGTGTAGGCAATTGCATGGATGCAGCTGTTGCTCTTGCAAAGGAAGGTATTGATTGTGAG GTAATTAATATGCGTACCCTCAGACCCATGGATATTGAAACTATTGAAGCCAGCGTGATGAAAACCAATCATTTGGTAACAGTTGAGTCTGGTTGGCCACAGTTTGGAGTGGGTGCTGAAATCTGTGCCAGAGTTATGGAAG GCCCAGCATTTAATTACCTGGACAGCCCAGTTGCACGAGTTACGGGTGCAGATCTCCCCATGCCTTATGCAAAGACCTTGGAAGAGAACAGTGTACCTCAGGTTAAGGATATAATTTTTACAGTCAAGAAGATACTCAATGTGTAA